A window of the Caldalkalibacillus salinus genome harbors these coding sequences:
- the kduD gene encoding 2-dehydro-3-deoxy-D-gluconate 5-dehydrogenase KduD — MSIENMFSLKGKTALVTGARTGIGQAIAVGLAQAGANLILLGHRDNMQETSQLVSEAGVKSQTVLLDLSKPDKVAPFCQDLLAEHRVDILVNNAGIIRREPAVDFSYDNWESVIDTNLNALFVLSQHIAKPMLERGYGKIINIASLLSFQGGITVPSYAASKHAVAGLTKALANEWAQKGIQVNAIAPGYISTNNTQALRENEERNAAILSRIPTGRWGEPDDLAGAAVFLASPASNYVNGHVLVVDGGWMAR, encoded by the coding sequence ATGAGTATAGAGAATATGTTCTCACTGAAAGGAAAAACAGCATTGGTTACTGGCGCTAGAACAGGGATAGGACAAGCGATTGCAGTGGGCTTGGCACAGGCTGGCGCAAATCTTATCCTTTTGGGCCATAGAGATAATATGCAGGAAACATCCCAATTGGTCAGTGAAGCAGGCGTGAAATCGCAAACGGTGTTGCTTGACCTGTCTAAGCCGGATAAAGTGGCGCCTTTTTGCCAGGATTTACTTGCTGAACATCGAGTTGATATCCTCGTCAACAACGCGGGGATTATTCGGAGAGAGCCAGCTGTCGATTTTTCCTATGACAATTGGGAGTCCGTGATTGATACGAACCTCAATGCGTTATTCGTGTTAAGTCAACACATCGCTAAGCCTATGCTCGAAAGGGGATATGGGAAGATCATTAATATCGCCTCACTCCTATCCTTTCAAGGGGGAATTACCGTTCCTTCTTATGCTGCTAGTAAACATGCGGTAGCCGGTTTAACGAAAGCGTTGGCCAATGAATGGGCGCAAAAAGGGATACAAGTCAATGCGATCGCCCCTGGGTACATTTCGACAAATAATACACAAGCGTTACGTGAAAATGAAGAGCGTAATGCTGCAATCCTGTCCCGAATCCCGACGGGGCGCTGGGGCGAACCAGATGATCTCGCAGGGGCAGCCGTTTTCTTGGCCTCTCCAGCTTCAAATTATGTGAATGGTCATGTGTTAGTGGTTGACGGTGGGTGGATGGCAAGGTAA
- a CDS encoding DUF1641 domain-containing protein, which produces MAKAISHIEKHEPTPAERQAMALDELLSLIAHNKEAITTTLDILKELQEAGVLDILKGMLRTRDKIGVIGVEQLNQPHMHRTIKNGINLFQLIGEIDPDQLNTILGAANKGMTHINTSPDKVSKWQLIKSMNDPDVLSALSAMTGLLKGMGVELKKQQQSQNPH; this is translated from the coding sequence ATGGCCAAGGCGATCAGTCACATTGAAAAACATGAACCGACCCCTGCCGAACGACAAGCGATGGCACTCGATGAGCTACTCTCGCTCATCGCCCATAACAAAGAAGCCATCACCACAACTCTGGATATCCTTAAAGAGCTGCAAGAAGCGGGGGTTCTAGACATCCTCAAAGGCATGTTAAGGACACGCGATAAAATTGGCGTCATCGGTGTTGAACAGTTAAACCAGCCTCACATGCATCGTACAATCAAAAACGGCATCAATCTCTTTCAACTGATAGGAGAAATTGACCCGGACCAACTGAATACGATTCTGGGAGCCGCCAACAAAGGCATGACCCATATCAACACATCGCCAGATAAGGTAAGTAAATGGCAGTTAATCAAGTCAATGAATGACCCTGATGTCCTTTCTGCTCTTTCTGCCATGACCGGACTGTTAAAAGGCATGGGCGTTGAATTAAAGAAACAACAACAGTCTCAAAACCCACACTAA
- the kduI gene encoding 5-dehydro-4-deoxy-D-glucuronate isomerase, with product METRYATNPEDVKHYTTDRLRKEFLIENLFQTGELNMAYSHHDRMVIGGAVPTSSPLKLDAGDYLKTNYFLERREIGIINIGSKGVVKVNGEEYTLDKRDCLYVGLGHEDVTFHSADPQNPARLYMISSLAHTQYPTQKLAIDKATPVHMGSSEECNERTIYQYIHANGIQSCQLMMGMTLLQPGSNWNTMPAHLHDRRAEVYLYFDMNDTGRVFHFMGEPQETRHLVVSNEQAVISPSWSIHSGAGTSHYTFIWAMAGENYTFKDMDFVDMKDLR from the coding sequence GTGGAAACGAGATACGCGACGAACCCCGAAGACGTTAAACATTACACAACGGATAGGTTGAGAAAGGAATTTTTAATAGAGAACTTGTTTCAAACGGGTGAATTAAACATGGCTTATAGTCATCATGATCGGATGGTGATCGGAGGGGCTGTACCGACATCATCACCTTTAAAGCTAGACGCAGGCGATTATTTAAAAACGAATTATTTTCTTGAGCGTCGTGAGATCGGCATTATAAATATCGGTTCTAAAGGCGTTGTTAAGGTGAACGGGGAAGAGTATACGCTCGATAAAAGAGATTGTTTATACGTGGGACTTGGTCACGAGGACGTCACCTTCCACAGTGCGGATCCTCAAAATCCAGCACGTTTATATATGATTTCGAGCCTGGCGCACACGCAATACCCTACACAGAAACTGGCGATTGACAAAGCAACGCCTGTACATATGGGGTCTTCAGAAGAGTGTAACGAACGAACGATTTATCAATATATTCACGCAAACGGTATCCAAAGCTGTCAGCTCATGATGGGGATGACCTTGCTCCAACCAGGAAGCAACTGGAATACAATGCCAGCACACTTGCATGATCGTCGTGCTGAAGTTTATTTATACTTTGATATGAATGATACGGGACGTGTCTTCCACTTCATGGGAGAGCCACAGGAAACACGTCACCTCGTTGTCAGCAATGAGCAGGCCGTGATTTCACCAAGCTGGTCTATTCACTCCGGTGCCGGCACAAGTCACTATACATTCATCTGGGCCATGGCAGGGGAAAACTATACATTTAAAGACATGGACTTTGTTGACATGAAGGATTTGAGATAA
- a CDS encoding DUF1961 family protein — protein MPDHLCRDRSLIYANKLASAKDVRDFTMEGKGVISFPQGRLRMENSLNAQEGQKANFVYWLNQDFPSDLCVEWEFWPIREPGLCILFFAAIGQNGEDLFDSTLQKRTGEYAQYHSGDIHTYHVSYFRRKYTEERAFQTVNLRKSRGFHLVCQGADPMPSVSDATPPYHMKLYKYEGHIQFFINDLILFDWTDDGQTYGPILKGGKIGFRQMAPLIGEYANLRVYEL, from the coding sequence ATGCCGGATCATTTATGTCGAGATCGGTCGTTAATTTATGCAAACAAACTGGCATCGGCAAAAGATGTGAGAGATTTTACGATGGAAGGAAAGGGCGTCATCTCATTCCCACAAGGTCGATTACGAATGGAGAACAGCTTGAACGCCCAAGAGGGACAGAAAGCAAATTTTGTCTACTGGCTTAATCAAGACTTCCCTAGTGATCTATGTGTTGAATGGGAGTTTTGGCCCATCAGAGAACCGGGGCTTTGTATCTTATTTTTCGCCGCTATTGGGCAAAATGGAGAGGACTTGTTTGACTCTACCCTCCAAAAGAGAACCGGTGAATATGCTCAGTATCATTCAGGAGATATTCACACGTACCATGTTTCTTACTTTCGGCGTAAATATACAGAAGAGCGTGCGTTCCAAACAGTCAATCTACGTAAAAGTAGGGGCTTCCACCTTGTGTGCCAAGGAGCCGACCCGATGCCTTCAGTTTCAGACGCCACGCCGCCTTACCATATGAAGCTCTACAAATACGAGGGTCACATTCAGTTTTTTATCAATGACTTAATCCTCTTTGATTGGACAGACGACGGGCAAACGTACGGCCCTATATTGAAAGGAGGAAAAATAGGCTTTAGACAAATGGCACCGCTGATAGGGGAATATGCCAATCTTAGGGTTTATGAATTGTAA
- a CDS encoding OFA family MFS transporter, with protein MKEKNRWLIALSAIAIHLSIGSIYAYSVYKQPFSETYGWNATDVAFSFTIAIFFLGLSTAIFGRFVEKRGPRISAFLAAILFSGGMIGAGFALSMGSLYGFYLMFGVIGGIGLGIGYISPVSTLIKWFPDRRGLATGMAVFGFGAGALVAGPGAELLMATVGIPATFYILGSVYFILMALGASYIAKPPQDWKPASMKETNDKGQVEVKQDLSQMTASEAVRTGRFWMLWWMMLINISAGIMLISIASPMAQEMVGMTEIAAATMVGVMGLFNGGGRVGWATISDYIGRPNVFVIFFIAQLAFFLLLPFITSALLFQIIIYIILTMYGGGFASLPAFIGDLFGTKQLGAIHGYLLTSWSTAGILGPMVVAYLRETTQSYTLTFYVFAFLLATALGVSLFMRKAIRKERRELQQA; from the coding sequence ATGAAAGAAAAAAATCGTTGGCTCATTGCATTAAGTGCGATCGCCATTCACTTGTCGATTGGATCTATCTATGCTTATAGCGTTTATAAACAGCCTTTCTCTGAAACGTACGGTTGGAACGCTACAGATGTGGCTTTTTCTTTTACTATTGCTATCTTCTTTTTAGGACTCTCTACGGCTATTTTTGGGCGTTTTGTTGAGAAGCGCGGGCCACGTATCTCTGCCTTCCTTGCTGCAATCCTGTTTAGTGGGGGAATGATTGGGGCAGGCTTTGCCTTAAGCATGGGTTCACTTTATGGTTTTTACCTGATGTTTGGGGTCATTGGTGGGATTGGGCTAGGGATAGGTTATATCTCCCCCGTGTCCACACTGATCAAATGGTTTCCAGATCGTCGTGGTTTAGCAACAGGGATGGCCGTTTTTGGTTTTGGTGCCGGCGCGTTAGTCGCTGGTCCAGGTGCAGAGCTACTGATGGCGACCGTGGGGATCCCTGCTACTTTTTATATCTTAGGCTCCGTCTACTTTATATTGATGGCCCTCGGTGCCAGTTATATTGCCAAACCACCGCAAGATTGGAAGCCGGCTAGCATGAAGGAAACGAATGATAAAGGACAGGTTGAAGTGAAGCAGGACCTTTCTCAAATGACGGCGAGCGAAGCAGTGAGAACAGGTCGATTCTGGATGCTCTGGTGGATGATGCTCATTAATATTTCGGCCGGCATTATGCTCATTTCGATCGCTTCGCCAATGGCCCAAGAAATGGTGGGCATGACTGAGATTGCAGCCGCCACTATGGTCGGGGTCATGGGTCTCTTTAATGGTGGAGGACGAGTCGGCTGGGCCACTATTTCAGATTATATTGGTCGTCCGAATGTTTTTGTTATCTTTTTCATCGCTCAATTGGCCTTCTTCTTACTGTTACCTTTTATCACGAGTGCGCTGCTCTTTCAAATCATTATTTACATCATACTGACCATGTACGGCGGTGGTTTTGCTTCCCTACCCGCTTTCATAGGAGATTTGTTTGGGACAAAGCAGTTAGGCGCCATTCATGGTTACTTATTAACATCGTGGTCTACGGCGGGAATTTTAGGACCGATGGTTGTGGCCTACTTAAGGGAAACAACTCAAAGTTATACCCTGACGTTTTACGTTTTTGCCTTTTTACTCGCAACAGCTTTAGGTGTATCTCTGTTCATGCGCAAAGCGATTAGGAAAGAACGTCGAGAGCTGCAACAGGCATAG
- the fdhF gene encoding formate dehydrogenase subunit alpha produces MSEQNFTIKIDGQTFEASPEQSIFEVAKAYSDVYIPGICSYQPQLGIGVVQTCDTCYVEVDGELKRACTTQAKPGMTVDTTSEKTQEAQYEGMSRILKNHELYCTVCDNNNGNCEVHNTAEHLGIEHQKYDFEAKPYPPDNSHPMYRYEPDQCILCGLCVEACQDVQVSEVLSIDWERERPRVIWDDDVPINESSCVSCGHCVTVCPCNALMEKSMLGEAGYMTGMPKDVLEPMIDLTKEVEPGYKEIFAVSNIEATMREDRIKRTKTVCTYCGVGCSFEVWTKDDREILKVQPQDNAPVNGISTCVKGKWGWDFVNSEDRLTTPLIRQGDKFVEASWEEAISLVASKLKETMDTHGPDALGFIASSKCTNEENYLFQKLSRAIFKTNNVDNCSRYCQSPATAGLMRTVGYGGDSGSIKDIASSELVFVVGANPAESHPVLATRVKRAQKLGHQKIAVADIRDHELLQRSDFHIRPKPGTDLVWLNAITKYIIDQGWHDENFIKDRVNGYEDYAASLEKYTLAYAEEITGISQDRLIELATMIHEAKTMCILWAMGVTQHMGGSDTSTAISNLLIVTGNYGKPGTGGYPLRGHNNVQGACDFGTMPAWLPGYEPIENEQVRERYEKAWGTDIPKKPGLNNHQIVEAIHDGKVKAMYLFGEEMGLVDSNINHVEAAFEKLDFFVVQDIFLSKTAKFADVVLPASPSLEKEGTFTNTERRIQRLYQVFEPLGDSKPDWEIFQEVANALGADWDYKHPGDVMDEVASLAPIFSGVSYERLEGWKSLLWPVDKDGTDSPLLYEDAFGFPDGKARLFPVDWTPPLDVGDDYDLHLNNGRLLEHFHEGNMTYRVASITEKVPNPWLEVSPELAEERGLQSGALVKLTSPYGEAEVRVLVSDRVHDNELYLPMNTREDRSAVNKLTSSYHDKITHTPNYKEMQVKMEVLESEGPSPLPRKNHRFGNPQPHIGVEVEKKWSRPDFVPIPEMIESEGSDHGQGDQSH; encoded by the coding sequence ATGAGTGAACAAAATTTCACGATTAAAATCGATGGCCAAACTTTTGAAGCGAGTCCGGAACAATCGATTTTTGAAGTGGCCAAGGCGTATAGTGACGTGTACATTCCTGGAATCTGTTCTTATCAGCCACAGCTGGGGATCGGTGTCGTACAGACTTGTGACACTTGTTACGTCGAAGTCGATGGCGAACTGAAAAGAGCTTGTACCACTCAAGCAAAGCCGGGTATGACAGTAGATACCACGTCGGAAAAGACGCAAGAAGCACAGTATGAAGGGATGTCTCGTATCTTAAAAAATCATGAGCTGTACTGTACGGTTTGTGATAATAATAACGGCAATTGCGAAGTGCACAATACGGCCGAGCACCTAGGAATTGAACATCAAAAATACGACTTTGAGGCTAAACCGTACCCACCAGATAACTCGCACCCTATGTACCGCTACGAACCGGATCAATGTATCTTATGTGGGCTGTGCGTTGAGGCTTGTCAGGATGTCCAAGTGAGTGAGGTATTGAGCATTGACTGGGAACGCGAACGACCACGTGTAATTTGGGACGATGATGTGCCCATTAATGAATCATCCTGTGTGTCCTGTGGGCATTGTGTGACAGTCTGTCCGTGTAACGCCTTAATGGAAAAATCTATGCTCGGTGAAGCGGGGTACATGACGGGCATGCCCAAAGATGTCCTTGAACCTATGATTGATTTAACGAAAGAAGTCGAACCCGGTTATAAGGAGATCTTTGCGGTCTCCAATATTGAGGCCACCATGCGTGAAGATCGTATTAAACGAACCAAAACCGTATGTACATACTGTGGTGTCGGTTGTAGCTTCGAAGTATGGACAAAAGATGATCGTGAAATTCTTAAGGTTCAACCTCAGGATAATGCCCCCGTTAATGGGATCTCGACATGTGTCAAAGGGAAATGGGGCTGGGATTTCGTCAATAGTGAAGACAGATTAACGACACCGTTAATTCGTCAAGGCGATAAATTTGTAGAAGCGTCGTGGGAGGAAGCCATAAGCCTTGTAGCCTCTAAGTTGAAAGAAACAATGGACACGCACGGGCCTGACGCTCTGGGCTTTATTGCCTCTTCGAAATGTACCAATGAGGAAAACTACCTATTCCAGAAGCTATCTCGTGCGATTTTCAAAACGAATAATGTCGATAACTGCTCCCGATACTGCCAATCCCCTGCCACAGCTGGTCTGATGCGGACAGTCGGTTACGGTGGGGACTCAGGAAGCATAAAAGACATCGCCAGCTCTGAGCTTGTGTTCGTTGTGGGTGCTAATCCGGCCGAATCGCACCCCGTATTGGCCACAAGAGTCAAAAGGGCCCAAAAACTGGGGCACCAGAAGATCGCTGTAGCAGATATCCGAGATCATGAGTTATTGCAGCGTTCAGATTTTCATATCAGACCGAAACCCGGCACAGACCTCGTGTGGCTGAACGCCATCACCAAGTATATCATCGATCAGGGCTGGCATGACGAAAACTTTATCAAAGATAGAGTCAACGGCTATGAAGACTACGCCGCGTCACTCGAAAAATATACGCTGGCCTATGCGGAAGAGATTACAGGTATCAGTCAAGATCGGCTGATTGAACTGGCCACCATGATTCATGAAGCAAAAACGATGTGCATTTTATGGGCGATGGGCGTCACACAGCACATGGGAGGTTCGGATACGAGTACCGCCATCTCAAACTTACTCATTGTGACTGGAAACTACGGTAAACCTGGCACAGGAGGCTACCCCCTTCGTGGACACAACAATGTCCAAGGCGCCTGTGACTTCGGAACAATGCCCGCTTGGCTGCCTGGTTATGAGCCCATAGAGAACGAACAGGTTCGCGAACGCTATGAAAAAGCATGGGGAACAGACATACCGAAAAAACCAGGGCTTAATAACCACCAGATTGTAGAAGCCATCCATGATGGCAAAGTCAAAGCGATGTATCTGTTCGGTGAGGAAATGGGGCTCGTAGACTCCAACATCAACCACGTGGAAGCCGCGTTTGAGAAGCTCGACTTTTTCGTTGTTCAAGACATTTTCTTATCTAAAACGGCCAAGTTCGCCGATGTTGTCTTACCTGCTTCTCCAAGTCTAGAAAAGGAAGGAACGTTTACGAACACGGAACGTCGTATCCAGCGTTTATACCAGGTGTTTGAACCCCTCGGAGACAGCAAACCGGATTGGGAGATTTTCCAAGAAGTGGCGAACGCCCTTGGTGCGGATTGGGATTACAAGCACCCAGGAGACGTTATGGATGAGGTTGCTAGCTTAGCCCCTATTTTTTCAGGCGTAAGCTATGAACGATTGGAAGGCTGGAAAAGCTTGCTTTGGCCCGTGGACAAGGATGGGACAGACTCGCCCCTTCTCTATGAGGACGCCTTTGGCTTCCCAGATGGCAAAGCACGCTTGTTCCCTGTAGATTGGACACCACCGTTAGATGTGGGAGACGATTATGACCTGCATTTAAACAACGGGCGTCTGTTAGAGCACTTCCACGAAGGGAATATGACTTATCGTGTGGCGTCCATTACAGAAAAAGTGCCGAATCCTTGGTTGGAGGTATCACCTGAACTTGCTGAGGAAAGAGGCCTCCAATCTGGAGCGTTAGTCAAACTAACCTCCCCGTATGGTGAAGCAGAAGTGAGGGTACTCGTCTCTGATCGTGTCCACGATAACGAATTGTATCTACCCATGAATACGCGTGAGGATCGTTCTGCCGTCAATAAGCTCACAAGTAGCTATCACGATAAAATAACCCATACACCGAACTATAAGGAGATGCAGGTGAAAATGGAAGTGCTTGAATCAGAGGGCCCTTCTCCTCTTCCAAGAAAAAATCACCGCTTTGGAAATCCGCAGCCTCATATTGGCGTTGAGGTGGAGAAGAAGTGGTCTAGACCTGATTTTGTACCCATTCCAGAAATGATTGAAAGTGAGGGAAGCGACCATGGCCAAGGCGATCAGTCACATTGA
- a CDS encoding DeoR/GlpR family DNA-binding transcription regulator, with translation MLSIERHEKILELLNKKRVVKVSELSQTLRVTEKTIRIDLEQLEEQNLLKRIHGGAILAEDGHTMLPIKERQSRNSHVKQAITEQALPMITEGDTILLDGGSTTLALAEKLGDKPVTVITNDIQIAHVLLEKEKVQLMVLGGTRIDTTASLIGTQAINELQKIHVNHLFLGTTGIHPTRGLTVFNSLHADWKKQIMQIANHITLLVDATKVGKIALIQYAEVSDIDHMITDDQVDRSLLGDLEQKGVNVTVV, from the coding sequence ATGCTCTCAATAGAACGTCATGAGAAAATTTTAGAGCTACTTAACAAAAAAAGAGTGGTCAAAGTGTCAGAGCTCAGTCAAACCTTGCGAGTCACAGAGAAAACCATTCGTATAGACCTAGAACAGTTAGAAGAGCAAAACCTGCTCAAAAGAATACATGGTGGCGCGATTTTAGCTGAAGATGGTCACACGATGCTTCCGATAAAGGAACGTCAGTCTCGTAATAGCCATGTGAAGCAAGCTATAACGGAACAAGCACTGCCGATGATAACGGAGGGAGATACCATTCTACTAGATGGAGGCAGTACAACACTGGCCTTAGCTGAGAAATTAGGGGACAAGCCGGTCACCGTCATTACAAACGATATTCAGATCGCGCACGTCTTGTTAGAGAAAGAAAAGGTGCAGTTGATGGTCTTAGGCGGCACGAGGATTGATACAACAGCTTCACTCATAGGGACACAGGCTATAAATGAATTGCAAAAAATCCACGTAAATCATCTGTTTCTGGGAACGACAGGGATCCATCCTACTCGAGGGTTAACGGTCTTTAATAGTCTTCATGCAGACTGGAAGAAGCAAATCATGCAAATCGCAAACCACATTACACTGTTAGTGGACGCCACTAAAGTAGGGAAAATCGCTTTAATACAGTACGCTGAAGTGTCTGACATCGATCATATGATCACGGATGACCAAGTTGACCGCTCGCTACTTGGCGATCTGGAACAAAAAGGTGTCAATGTGACAGTGGTATAA
- a CDS encoding beta-galactosidase: MSSKKQLYHGAAYYPELWDAKTREEDIRLMKKTGINVVRMGEFAWSTMEPEEDNIDIQFFADMIDQLYHHGIDTIMCTPTPTPPIWLSHGHPERMHVHQDGTTMAHGSRQHVCTNHPYFRKRAAIITEHMARAIGTRPGLVGWQIDNELKAHVGECYCATCQTLWHQWLEERYGTIHKLNEAWGTAIWSQYYQTFQQVPQPGPTPFLHNAALKTMYQFFSMEMLAAFTAEQAEMIRRYSKAPITHNGSFGFKVDNERIFQSLDFASFDTYASIENAGAYIMNCDFWRNVKEGRPVWVMETSPSYNAHLEGYASPHPNGYLKAEAVAAYALGAEAFCYWLWRQQRTGSEQPHGSVISAWGKPTVGYPNVLEVEQVRKDIEPYIVDTVLTPAEVAMTYSDRAKTFLTTEPHRQLNYRSLTSDFHQRLLEMGIHRDLILEGHPLNHYKLLFTPFMPYISEAYMQKAQAFVEQGGIWVVGPLSGGRTSEHTIHTDAALGKNLERLAGVETLYTFPMDPRTTEGEAFGERAALDMWSAVFKTKGGTMKGVIRQGVTPGEAFITEHKVGQGKVVMLGAMPVGENGHRMLKRLIDHYAQEANINHYFNVTPGTIVAPRQGNDYNLWCVVNMDGKGGRLTIPRKGSNPVTGEKVSAGTIRVDPFEHLIIRFEKE, from the coding sequence ATGAGCAGTAAAAAACAATTATATCATGGTGCAGCCTACTATCCTGAGTTGTGGGATGCCAAAACCAGAGAAGAAGACATCCGTTTGATGAAGAAGACAGGGATTAACGTTGTTCGAATGGGGGAGTTTGCTTGGTCTACCATGGAACCGGAGGAGGACAACATTGACATCCAGTTTTTTGCTGACATGATAGACCAACTCTACCATCACGGGATAGACACGATCATGTGTACGCCAACCCCAACACCTCCAATTTGGTTATCGCATGGACACCCCGAGCGTATGCATGTCCATCAGGATGGCACAACGATGGCGCACGGCTCTCGACAGCACGTATGTACCAATCATCCTTATTTTAGAAAAAGGGCAGCGATTATCACTGAGCATATGGCCCGAGCAATTGGAACGCGTCCCGGTTTGGTTGGTTGGCAAATCGATAATGAATTGAAGGCGCATGTCGGGGAGTGCTACTGCGCAACGTGTCAAACGCTGTGGCATCAGTGGTTAGAAGAACGCTACGGTACGATTCATAAGCTGAATGAAGCATGGGGAACAGCTATTTGGAGCCAGTATTATCAGACCTTTCAACAAGTGCCACAACCGGGACCCACGCCTTTTTTGCACAATGCTGCTTTAAAGACCATGTACCAGTTTTTTTCGATGGAGATGCTAGCAGCATTTACTGCTGAACAGGCTGAAATGATAAGACGATATTCAAAAGCGCCCATTACACATAATGGCAGTTTCGGTTTTAAGGTTGATAATGAGCGTATCTTTCAATCGTTAGATTTTGCCTCGTTCGATACTTACGCCTCCATTGAAAATGCCGGAGCGTATATCATGAACTGCGACTTTTGGCGTAACGTGAAGGAGGGCCGTCCTGTCTGGGTCATGGAAACGAGTCCATCCTACAATGCTCATCTAGAGGGATATGCATCTCCTCACCCGAACGGATACCTAAAAGCTGAGGCGGTCGCGGCATATGCCCTTGGTGCAGAAGCTTTCTGTTATTGGCTTTGGCGGCAGCAGAGGACGGGAAGTGAGCAACCGCATGGGTCTGTGATCAGTGCTTGGGGGAAACCGACTGTGGGATATCCTAATGTGTTAGAGGTCGAACAGGTTAGAAAAGACATAGAACCCTATATCGTTGACACGGTCCTCACGCCCGCTGAGGTGGCGATGACCTACTCGGATCGCGCAAAAACTTTCCTTACCACAGAACCCCATCGACAGCTGAATTACAGAAGCCTAACGTCGGATTTTCATCAACGGTTACTAGAGATGGGGATTCATCGGGATTTAATACTAGAAGGTCACCCACTCAATCACTATAAACTGCTGTTCACGCCTTTTATGCCGTATATCTCAGAAGCGTATATGCAAAAAGCTCAGGCTTTCGTTGAGCAAGGGGGCATATGGGTTGTTGGGCCTCTGAGTGGGGGACGAACATCGGAACATACCATACACACGGATGCGGCCTTAGGAAAAAACCTAGAGAGACTAGCTGGAGTAGAAACGCTGTACACCTTTCCTATGGACCCTCGTACCACTGAAGGTGAAGCTTTTGGAGAACGAGCTGCTCTAGATATGTGGAGTGCCGTATTCAAAACAAAGGGAGGGACGATGAAGGGGGTCATCAGGCAAGGTGTCACACCTGGTGAAGCTTTTATAACAGAACATAAGGTGGGACAAGGAAAAGTCGTGATGCTCGGTGCTATGCCTGTCGGGGAAAATGGACATCGGATGCTGAAGCGGTTGATTGATCATTACGCTCAAGAGGCCAACATCAATCACTACTTTAACGTCACGCCCGGCACTATCGTAGCTCCAAGGCAGGGCAATGACTATAATCTATGGTGTGTCGTGAACATGGACGGAAAAGGTGGAAGATTGACCATACCACGAAAGGGTTCGAACCCTGTGACGGGTGAAAAGGTATCTGCAGGAACGATACGAGTAGACCCATTTGAACATCTCATCATCCGATTTGAGAAGGAGTAA
- a CDS encoding rhamnogalacturonan acetylesterase: MSDNKLQIFLIGDSTVQTYGTDDAPQAGWGQYIHRYFTSHAHIQNHAIGGRSTKTFYEEGRLAPILDGLKQDDYVLIQLGHNDASKNKPERYTDPFTSYQDFLETYIQLIKEHNGRPVLITPVARLHYENGHFMNDFEDYCKAMKNVAETEQVPLIDLMSRSLQHYEAIGYDEAQTLFMVSVKGEDYTHFTEKGADVIARLVADEIKHHEQLALSSYVKSGVSLT; this comes from the coding sequence ATGTCAGATAACAAGTTGCAGATCTTTCTGATTGGAGATTCCACGGTCCAGACTTATGGCACAGATGACGCACCCCAAGCAGGATGGGGACAATACATTCACCGCTATTTTACTTCCCATGCTCATATTCAAAATCATGCCATAGGTGGGAGAAGTACGAAGACATTTTATGAAGAAGGACGTCTCGCGCCTATATTAGACGGACTAAAACAAGACGACTACGTTCTCATTCAGCTCGGACATAATGACGCGAGTAAAAACAAGCCCGAGCGGTATACGGACCCTTTTACATCGTATCAAGACTTCTTAGAAACGTATATTCAACTGATAAAAGAACACAACGGCCGTCCCGTGCTAATTACCCCCGTAGCCAGACTTCATTATGAAAACGGTCACTTTATGAACGATTTCGAAGACTATTGTAAGGCCATGAAAAACGTGGCCGAAACGGAACAAGTGCCACTCATCGACCTGATGAGCCGAAGTCTGCAACACTATGAGGCGATAGGTTATGACGAGGCGCAGACATTGTTTATGGTCTCAGTAAAGGGGGAAGATTACACGCATTTTACAGAAAAAGGTGCTGACGTGATCGCAAGACTTGTAGCAGATGAAATAAAGCATCATGAGCAGTTAGCCCTATCATCCTATGTGAAATCAGGTGTGTCTTTAACGTAA
- a CDS encoding heavy-metal-associated domain-containing protein — MVTKKTLLLEDMNTPEDAELISGVLHDVWGIRKVEIHLDQKEATISYNENAASVQDFEQAIADCGFQIRNAEGPIKQ; from the coding sequence ATGGTCACCAAGAAAACCCTATTATTAGAGGATATGAATACACCTGAGGATGCTGAACTCATCAGTGGCGTCCTGCACGATGTTTGGGGTATTCGTAAGGTTGAAATCCACTTAGATCAAAAAGAGGCCACTATTTCATACAACGAGAATGCGGCTTCAGTCCAAGACTTCGAACAAGCGATAGCCGATTGTGGATTCCAGATACGGAATGCTGAAGGCCCAATCAAACAGTAG